GTGGCATCAAGTGAGAGCACAAAGGCAGGGGAGACGGTTAAGATCAGTGAAAGCGAAAGTGCAAAGTCAGATGAAAGCACAAAAGCTGGTGAGACAACAAAGGCTGACGACAGCAAGGCAAGTTCAACCGTAAGTACAGATGGAGGACACAATGCAGTTGGACCAGCAGAGAGCTCAGGAGCAAAGGCGGGTGCAGAGACAACACCGGCCGATAAGGCACCAGATCCAAATGCAGCAAAGCAAACCGTCATTGCCATTTATGTGCCAAGTGATAAGGGATTAAAGCAGAAGATGGATAGTGTGGAAGCATTGGATGCAGAGCATTTGAATGCAAAGATGGTTGAGCAGGGCGTACTGGCAGGTACCACCGCTGTGAAGTCATTTACAATGGATGGCAAGAAGGGAACATTGGAGCTTTCAGAATTAGATACTTCTAAGGAGGCAACGGTGGCATCCGTTATTGATACCTATATCGAAAACTTTGATTTGGAAACCTTGACCATAAAGGCCAATGGAAAAGATGTTGTGACAGATGCCGCATTTAGAAATACAAAGACATTGAAGTAAAAAGAAATGCCCGCCTTGCAGGAGGTGGGTGTTTTTTGCTAATGGGGAAGGAAATACAAGATGAGCACAAAAATAAAAAAGCCATATTATATTACAACAGCGATTGCGTACGCATCGGGAAAGCCACATATTGGAAATACATATGAAATTATCCTTACGGATGCCATTGCAAGATTTCGCCGTGCACAGGGGTATGATGTGTTTTTTCAGACAGGGACGGATGAGCATGGACAAAAAATTGAGTTAAAGGCCGAGGCGGCAGGAATCACGCCAAAGGAACATGTCGATAAGGTTGCCGGGGAGATTAAAGAAATTTGGGATTTGATGAACACTTCCTATGATAAATTTATTCGAACAACCGATGAATATCATGAAAAGCAGGTGCAAAAGATTTTTAGAAAGCTTTACGACCAAGGGGATATTTATAAGGGAGCTTATGAGGGAATGTATTGTACAGCCTGCGAGTCCTTTTTTACAGAGAGTCAGCTTGTGGATGGCAAATGTCCAGATTGTGGGGGACCAGTGCACCCTGCAAAGGAAGAGGCATATTTCTTTAAGATGAGTAAGTATGCAGATCGCCTGATTGACTATATCAATGAACATCCAGAATTTATTCAACCAGTTTCCAGAAAAAATGAGATGATGAATAATTTCCTATTGCCAGGATTACAAGATCTTTGTGTGTCGAGAACTAGCTTTAGTTGGGGCATTCCTGTGGACTTTGACCCAAAACATGTGGTCTATGTGTGGCTCGATGCCTTAGTTAACTATATCACAGGCATTGGCTATGATTGTGATGGTCATTCGAGTGAGCAATTTCATAAGTATTGGCCGGCAGAGTTGCATCTTGTGGGCAAGGACATTATTCGCTTCCATACGATTTATTGGCCAATCTTTTTGATGGCCTTGGATTTGCCACTGCCAAAGCAGGTATTTGGCCATCCGTGGCTATTGCAGGGCGATGGAAAGATGAGTAAATCAAAGGGTAATGTTATCTATGCTGACACATTGGTTGATTTCTTTGGTGTGGATGCTGTGCGCTACTTTGTTCTTCACGAAATGCCATTTGACAATGATGGTGTGATTAGTTGGGAATTGATGGTGGAACGCTTTAACTCTGACCTTGCCAACATTCTTGGAAATTTGGTCAGTCGTACAGTATCGATGACCAATAAATACTTTGATGGTGTGCTGGTCAATGCGAAGGTTGAAGGTGAAGAGGGCTTTGATCAAGATTTAAAGGAGACCGTACTTTGTGCAGTGAATGCGACACAAAAGAAGATGGAAAAACTTCGTGTTGCCGATGCCATCACAGAGATTTGGAATATCTTTAAGCGTTGCAATAAGTATATTGATGAAACTTGCCCTTGGATTTTGGCAAAGGATGAGGAAAAGAAGGGACGCTTGCAGACCGTTCTTTATCATCTTTCGGAGGCCATTGTGATTGGAACTTCCTTGCTTGAGAGTTTTATGCCAGAGACAGCAGAAAAAATACTTGAGCAATTGGGAACAGATAAGAGAGCATTTGAAGATATGGATAAATTTGGTCTACTTTGTGATGGAACAAAAGTTGTGGAAAAGCCAGAGATTTTATTTGCAAGGTTGGATTTACAAGAAGTGCTAGATAAGGTTGCCAAGATAATGCCAAAGCCAAAGAAGGAAGAAGTGGTAGGAATGGATGTCGAAGCCAAGGAAAAGATTAGCTTTGATGACTTTATGAAATTGCAAATTCAGCTTGGAAAGATTATCGAATGTGAAGCGGTACCAAAGTCAAAGAAGTTGTTGTGCTCAAAGGTACAGATTGGCAGCCAAATTCGTCAGATTGTCAGTGGAATTAAAAATTGGTATACGCCAGAGGAAATGGTTGGAAAGACCGTGACAGTTTTAGTGAATCTTGAACCAAAAAAGATCGCTGGTGTGATGAGTGAAGGTATGATTTTGTGTGCAGAGGACAATGAGGGAAATCTCTCTCTTGTGACATCAGAAAAAACATTAAAGCCAGGTGCAGAGATTCGATAATGGAGAAATTGATTAAAAATGGCTTAAGTTCAGCACAATTAAAGTATATTGCCGTACTTTCTATGCTCATTGATCATATTGCAGTGGTGCTACTCAACCCTGTGAGTATTACCTACTGGGTCAGCCGATTTATTGGGCGATTGGCATTTCCAATCTTTGTATTTTTGATGGTGGAGGGATTTAGAAAAACTTCCAATCGCCTCAATTATATTAAGAGAATATTTATCTTTGCAATTATTTCAGAAGTTCCATTTGATTTGGCATTTTTTAGGTTGTTTGATTTTACCCATCAAAATGTACTCTTTAATCTTGGCATTGGGGCAGTGATGCTCTTTATAATTGAAAAGTACAAAAAGAAACCGTATGTCAAGTATGTCGCTCTTATTGTGGCTGCAGTTGTGGCTTGGGCAACAAGGACGGACTATGGATATATTGGCATTTTATTGGCGGCAGTCTTTTACTATATTCGACAGCCAATGCAACAGGTTGTGTGTGGCAGCATTGTTTTATTGTCAGAGCCACCAGCAATTCTTGCCTTTGGACCGATACTTTTATACAATGGGAAGAGAGGAAGACAATTAAAGTATTTCTTTTACATCTTTTATCCATTGCACCTGCTCATCCTCTATGGATTGGCGAGATTAATATTTTTTGGAGTACATTAGAAAATAATGAGTAGAGAATGGATGATTGATACCCATGCCCATTACGATGATGAGGCATTTGATGGGGACAGAGAAGTCTTAATAGAGAGTCTTAACAAAAACAGAATTATGCGAGTGGTCAATATTGGGGCAAGTATAAAGACTAGCCAAAATTCAATTGCACTGGCAAAAAAGTATCCACATATCTATGCGGCCGTTGGGGTTCATCCCTCAGAGACAGAGGAGCTAGATGAGGAAAAGTTTGAGCAACTTTCTCATCTTGCCGATGAAGAAAAGGTTGTTGCGATTGGAGAAATTGGACTTGATTACTACTGGCCCGAGCCATCAAAAGAGATTCAAAAGAAGTGGTTTGAATGTCAAATGGAATTGGCAAGGGAGAAAAAATTGCCAATCGTAATTCACTCAAGGGATGCGGCAAAGGACACACTCGATATGATGGTGGCAAAAAGAGCGGGAGAAATTGGTGGCGTGGTGCATTGCTATTCCTATGGTGTGGAACTTGCCAGGGAGTACCTAAAGATGGGATTTTTCTTTGGCATTGGCGGTGTATCTACATTCAAAAATGCAAAAAAACTCAAGGAAGTCATTGCATATTTGCCAATGGAATCTATCGTGCTGGAGACAGATGCACCTTACTTGTCTCCCGTACCCAATCGAGGAAAGAGAAATTCCTCACTCAATATTCCCTACATTGTGGAAGAGATTGCAAGAATTAAGGGAATACAAGCAGAAGAAGTGGTGCAAAGAACATTTGAAAACGCACATAGACTCTATCCAAAGTTGGGATAGAGAGAAGGGAAGAAAATGGCAATACTGGGAAATCCAGCAAGGACAAGAGAAATCATTCAAAAATATGGTTTTCATTTTCAGAAGAAGTTTGGTCAAAACTTTTTGATCGATGCACATATTTTGGAAAAAATTGTGGACAGTGCAGAAGTTGGGGAAGAGGATTGTGTATTGGAGATTGGACCAGGAATTGGAACAATGACACAATATCTGTGTGAGCGAGCAAGAAAAGTGATTGTGGTAGAAATTGATAAGAATTTAATTCCAATTTTGGAGGAGACACTGGGTGATTATCAAAATGTAGAGATAATCAATGCAGATATTCTCAAAGTGGATATTCAAAAGATTGTGGATGAGCACAATGGTGGAAAACCAATAAAAGTGGTTGCCAATCTTCCCTACTATATCACCACGCCAATCATTATGGGATTATTTGAAAGCCATGTTCCTATTGCAAGTATTACGGTTATGGTACAAAAGGAAGTCGCTGACCGCATGCAGGTTGGTCCGGGAACAAAGGACTATGGTGCACTTTCTCTGGCTGTGCAGTACTACGCAAAGCCAGAGGTTGTTGCCATTGTTCCACCAGAATGCTTTATTCCAAGACCAAATGTATCCTCGTCAGTGATTCGATTGACAAGACATATTCATCCTCCTGTCGAAGTAGAGGACGAGGAGTTGATGTTTCGCATTATTCGAGCTTCATTTAACCAAAGAAGAAAGACTTTGCAAAATGGTCTCAACAATGCACCAGACCTTCATTTTAGCAAGGAAAAAATTGCACAGGCGATTGCTAGCCTTCAAGTAAGTCCAAGTATTCGAGGAGAGGCATTGGAACTTTTCCAATTTGCCAAGCTTTCAAATTATTTCAGTGCAAAATAAAAGGACCTCCCTACATCTATGCGGATTGATATGTACCCTCTTTACTGGACACCCAGTAAGGAGGGTACATATCAGATGTGGGAAGGTCTTTTTTATTAAAAGAAATTTGCATAAATAGTTGAACCGAGCACAGTCAATAGACCAGCAACGGCGATGGAGAGTGAACTCATGGCACCCTCAGTTTCACCGATTTCGAGGGCCTTGGATGTACCAATGGCGTGAGCAGAAGTACCAAGAGCAATACCCTTTGCGATTGGATCGGTGATCCGAAATAGTTTTAAAATCACATCGGCAATCACATTTCCGAGAACACCCGTAATAATGATGACAGAAGCAGTGATGGTATCGGAGCCACCAAGTGATTTTGATACATCCATACCAATGGCTGTAGTGATGGACTTAGGTAAAAGTGTCACATAATTTTCATGTGAAAGCTTAAAGATTAAGCAGAAGATGAGTACGCAAGTTAAACTTGTGAGTACACCTGCAATAATTCCCGCAATAATCGCAGCAAAATTATCTTTTAGTAGCTGTAATTTCTCATAGAGAGGAACAGCTAGACAGACAGTAGCGGGAGTTAAAAGAAAACTAATATACTTTGAACTCTCCTTAAATTGGGAATAGTCAATGCGAAGCCCAATCAAAAGAAGAATGACTAGGGCAATGGAAATTAACAGGGGATTGCATACCGCCCATCCTGTCTTTTTACGAATTTGCACGCCAATTTGATAGGTAATTAGGCAGATGCCCACACCAAAAAATGCAGATTGTCCAAGGAATGTAGACATATTATTTTGCCTCCTTATTTTTTATAAATTTTCGAACAAATTGTGTGACCCGTCCAGACACACCCATAACAACAATGGTAGAAACCACAGTGATAATCGCAAATGGAATGACGACAGGTCGCAAATCTGGCCAAACCACAATGAGCCCAGCAGCCGCAGGAATAAACATAATTGGCATAATATCAATTAAAAGCAGTGCTGCCATTTTAATTTGATTGAGCCGCAGTGCTCCTGTCTGTAGCGCAATGAGCACAATGACAAGTCCATAGATGCTTGCAGGAACAGGCAGAGGAACAATGGAATGAAGTGCTTCGCCAATAAAACTGATGGCGAGAATAATCATAAATTGCTTGATGAATCTCATAAAATCTTCCCCTTTTCTTAATTTAAGCTGTGTATCATTTTAGCATAAATTAGAGGGTGTGATGAAAGGAATTGAAAATAATTAGAAATTTGGCTGATTTGTTAATAAAAACAGAAAATAGTTAGGCAAAGTTGTGTAAAAATAAGTGTTGTGATATGCTATGATGAAGAAAAAGGAGGATGTAATGAAGGATAGAGTTTATGTATTTATGGCAAATGGGACGGAAGAAATAGAATGTCTCACTGTAGTTGATATTTTGCGACGGGCAGGAGTCGATACAATTCTCGTATCAATGAGAAAAGAAAGAAGCGTTGAAGGGGCACATGGCATTTGTGTGGAAGCAGATATTTGTTTTGATGAGAGCGACTATTCAGGAGCAAAAATGTTGGTGCTTCCTGGGGGACTTCCAGGGGTAGACCATCTCTTTGCCCATCAGGGGCTCAAGACCTTGTTAAAGGACTTTGCAGATAAAGGTGGAGATATTGCGGCCATTTGTGCAGCACCGAGTATTCTTGGAAAGATGGGCATTTTAAACGGAAAGAGGGCAACTTGTTACCCAGGTTTTGAGGAAAGCTTTGGCACAGGAAAATATACTGGCGAAGCAGTGACTGTGGATGGAAATATTATCACAGGAAGAGGAATGGGCTGTGCAGTTGATTTTTCCCTTGCACTTGTAAAGAAACTTGTTGGAGATGAGATTGCAAGAGAGATTAAAGTTGGCATTCAACATCCTGATACATTGAAGTAGAAAAAGAAAGAGAAATTTGGAGGAATAGAATATGGCATGGTATGAGAACTCAGTTTTCTATCATATTTATCCGTTGGGGCTTTGTGATGCTCCAAAAAAGAATGATTATCAAGTTACGGAGCATCGCTTGAAGAAGGCTTTACCATGGATTTTACATGTAAAGGAAATTGGTTGTAATGCGATTTACATTGGTCCATTGTTTTCTTCAGTGGGACATGGCTATGAGACAACAGATTATAAAAAGTTAGATGAGCGCTTAGGAACAAATGAGGATTTAAAAGAATTTGTTTTGGAATGCCATAAGAATAAGATTCATGTTATTTTTGATGGGGTGTTTAATCATGTGGGAAGGGATTTCTTTGCCTTTCAAGACTTATTAAAGAATAGAGAGAATTCACCATATCGAGATTGGTTTTGCAATGTCAATTTTTATGGAAACAATGAGTACAATGATGGCTTTTCTTATGACAACTGGGGCGGTTATAACTTACTTGTCAAATTAAATCATCAAAATCCAAAGGTGAGAGAGTATATGATTGATGCTGTTGACTATTGGATTAAGGAATTTGATGTCGATGGAATTCGATTAGATGCCGCTGATGTCCTTGACTTTACCTTTATGCAGGACTTGAGAAGATTTACAGATCAGGCCAAGCCAGAGTTTTGGTTGATGGGTGAGGTGATTCATGGAGACTACACAAGATGGGTTAACCAAGAAGTTCTTCATTCAGTGACGAATTATCAATTGCACAAGGCCCTCTATTCGGGACACAATGATCACAATTACTTTGAGATTGCACATACCATTCGCCGCTTTGTAGAACTTGGAAGAGAGCGTGCCAATGTATTTTATAATTTTGTGGATAATCATGATGTGGAGCGCATACAGACAAAATTGGTACACAAGCAACATTTTCATCCTGTGCACACATTGCTCTTTACTTTGCCAGGAATTCCATCCATTTACTATGGATCAGAATTTGCCATTGAGGGAAAGAAGGAAAAGTTTTCAGATGATAGTCTTCGACCAGCACTCCACATTGAGGACTACAAGGGTGCCCTAAAGACAAATCCAGCCACAGCTTTAATTTGTATTTTGGCCAATGCCCATCAACAGGTGAAGGCACTCTATGCGGGGGACTACAAGGAATTGATGCTCACCAACCGCCAATATGCCTTTGCAAGACATTTCGAGGATAGCACAGCAATTATTGCTGTCAATTGTGATGATCATGAGGCCAATTTCTCACTTTCTGCACAGGCAGGTAAAGAATATACCGATGTCATTTCGGGTAGAAAAGTGACTTGTGATGGTCAACTTAAATTTTCTTTGGGTGCGAATAGTTCTGCAGTATGGGTTATGGATAGCGAAGTTCCATTGGTAGAGAGAATCAATGAGACGGTAGCTAATACAGTTGAGATCGAGCCAGATACTACGCCAGAGCCAAAAATCAAAGTGGAAAACTCAGAGATTACAGAGCCAGAGGTTGAAGTCTGTGTGTCAGAGAAGATGGTCGCAGAGGATCAGATTGTTGAGCCAGAAGTTGTCGAGCCAGAAGTAGAAGAGGGAGATATCACTGAGGAAAGTAAAGAAATAAAATCTTCTCCAGTAGAAATTCCAAAAAATCTTTCCTATGAAGAGATGAGTGTCGAGCAATTGCAACAGTGCATTTTGGAGAAAATGGCAGCCAATGGACCAGTGACTGAGCAGATGAAAAAGGAAGTCAAGGACAATGTCTACCACAATTCATTGCTCAATTGGGTAAAGAGTTTCCGTTAACTTTTTATAATATAACAGCCAGAAAACCCATGGTCTTTAGACCGTGGGATGAATGGCGTTAGGTTTACAACATATATATTTTACTTAAATACTATCATTTAAAATATATGCTATAATGCATATATAGGAAATCCTATTTCCGAGTCTATGAAAGGAGAAAATTGTATGTATCTTACTGTAAAACAACAAGTGAAACATCTGTCCAAGGAAGATTACATCACAATCAGGGAACTTTGTCATACGGCTAAGAATCTTGCTAATGAGGCAATCTATAATGTGCGTCAACATTATTTTACAGAAGGTGAATTTCTCAAGTATGAGAAGAATTACACTCTTTTAAAGAATAGTCCTAATTATAAGGCCTTAAATTCCAATATGGCACAGCAGATACTGAAAGAGGTTGATGGCTCGTTTCAGTCATTTTTTGGTCTGCTTAAACTTGTCAAGCAGGGAAAATATGCTTTTATGGATTGTAAACTGCCACATTATCTTCCAAAAGATGGATACACAACACTGATCATTGGTTTTGTAAGACTTAAGGGTAATCAGCTGATACTTCCGTTTTCCAATAGTTTTAAGAAAACGCATAAGTCTGTTGAAATTACGATACCACCCATACTTCTTGATAAGACGATAAAAGAGATACGCATGATACCGAAAGCGAATGCAAGGTTCTTTGAAATCCAGTATATATATGAAGCTGAATGTATTCAAAGAAATCTAAACACAAACAACGCACTTGCACTTGACCTAGGTATCAACAATCTCGTAACAGCCGTATCAAATAGTGGTCAATCGTTCATTATTGACGGGAAAAGACTGAAATCGATCAATCAGTGGTTCAATAAAGAAAATGCCCGTTTGCAATCGATAAAAGATAAACAGCATTTTAGTAGAAAGCCTACAAATAGACAAAAAGCAGTTGCTCGTAATCGCAACAATAAGGTGAACGACTATATGAATAAAACTGCTCGTAGGGTGATAGATTATTGTATCATCAATAATATAGGTACGCTTGTTGTTGGTTACAATGAGACTTTTCAACATAACAGTCATATTGGAAAGCAAAACAATCAAAATTTTGTAAATATCCCTTATGGACAGTTGCGTAACAAATTGGAATATCTTTGCAAACGAAATGACATTGTTTTTGTAAAACAGGAAGAATCCTATACATCGAAATCATCTTTTTGGGATAGAGACGATCTCCCTGTTTACAATGCCGATAATCCAAAAGAGTATCCGTTTAGTGGCAGAAGATTACATCGTGGTCTATACAAAACGGCAAGTGGTAAAACAATCAATGCAGATGTTAACGGAGCATTAAATATCATGCGTAAAAGTAGTGTTGTGGATATGAATATCCTATACAGTAGAGGCGAAGTGGACACGCCGATAAGAATAAGGATTGCCTAATTACTTAGGTGGAAACTTAAATATCAAACTTCTTAAATAGAGCTGTTAGGCTCTTAGAAGCCCATTACCTTTAGGTGATGGGTAGTTCACTTATCTACTTGGCAGAAAAAATTTGTTTCTATCAGAAAAAGACTTGTTTCTAGTAAAGAGAGGTTCCTCATGTTAGACTAATATCAATAAAAAGATAACAAAGTGTGGAGTGCAATGCCAGAGTGAAGAAATTTGAAGATGGTAAGTTATATGTTGATCTCAAAAATACAGATGGCAAGGAAGAAGAAAAGATAATCTCAACAGATAGTGTTGTGTTATGTGTCGGATATGCCAGTGAAAATGGCTTGTATGATGAACTCAAGTATGATGTTTCGAATTTATATAAAATTGGTGATGCAGAAAAGGTTTCCAATATTATGTATGCGATTTGGGATGCATTTGAGGTGGCCAATATATAGAATAAGATTAATTTGATATGGATAGCGAGGTGGATGTCCCGCCTCGTTATTTTTTTGCTTCTATTAAATTTTGTAGAACTCACAATTAGGGAATAAAAATCATAAAAAGAAGCTGCCGCTTCACGATTGATCAAGCGTTAAAGCGACAGCTCCCCATTTACTTCAAATGCTGTTTTTTAGAATAAAAATAGGCAACAATCGGCAGTACAACATAACCGATAAGCATTGCAATAATGGCGTACCAGTTCAGGCTCTCTGTGCCATTGGCGTTGCTCAAAGAAAACTGACCCTTCCAGTTAAACTTATAGAGAAGGATAAGGGTGAGCACCACAGAAAGTGCGGGAAAAATAACATCGGTGATGACATTTTTTTGGGCATCGATAATGTCTTCTTTTTGTTTTCCCAAGAAGAAGACAATGACACTGAGTGGCACAATAATAAATTGTGCAAATCGTGCAATAGAGCTAATAATCATAATTCCTTGCATATCATAGCGAAAGGACATTGGAATGATAATAGCAAGTGCCGCTGTGAGGATAAACGCATTTAGAGGAATATCTTTACTATTGCGCTTTGCAAATATTGAAGGCATGATGCCATCTTTTGCCATGGCCTCACAAACTCTAGGTGTATGAAAGGAGGCTGCTACATTGATACCAAACATAGAAACAAGTGCACCGAGGACAATAATTCCCTTAATGAGTCGGTTGTGAAATACGGCTGCAAGGACAACCACATCTTTTGAAGTGACCAGTGCCACAGGATTAATCATCATAGCAACAAAGACAATGCCAAAGTAGATGGCAGCAATGATGCCAATGGCCAGAGGGATTGCTCTTGGTAAATTTTTTTCTGGATTTTCCATATCACTTGCACCAGAGGCCACACTCTCAAATCCTGTAAATGCGTAAAAGGCAGAAATAACAGCAGTGACAAATATTGTCGAATTCATTTTGGAAATAAATGCCTTGCCAGAGGCATCGGTGAGAGCATCAATTTCGTGCATATGATTTTGACCAGTAGTGACAATAATGATAAAACCAGCAATAATCGTGATCCCCAGTGCAGCCATTTTTCCAATGGTGGAGAGATTGCTAATGATTGTCAAGAAGGCAGTGCCCTTTAAATTAATAAAAAGTAAAATGAGCATCAAAACCAAAAAGCCTATGGTGACTTGGATAGAATCTTTGTCATTCAGTCCGAGAATAGAGAGGACATTTTTAACCACACCGGTTGCCATTACACCCCAGGCAATTCCTGAGGAGACAAAGCGAGTTACACCAATAAATAGACCAGCATTGTCACCAAAGGCTGCCTTGGTGTAGGAGTAGGCAGCACCATTTCTGACAACATATTTGCTGGCTGCAGCAAAGGTGACAGCTAAGACAGCAGCAAATATGGCAGCACAGATGTAGATAAATGGTGCAAAACTTCCAGCTTGCTTACTCACACCGCCGGGAGAAAGAAAAATTCCTGTTCCAATAATGGAATTGATGGTCAAAAATACAATGGACCAAAAGGTCATTTTTTTTGTTGAATTATTCATCTTTTTTCCCTCCAGCGGTGACAATGAGAGCAGAAAAGATCAGATTCATTTTGGCTACGCTTTTGTGAAGCATTTCAGGATGCCATTGAATAGCTATCAGAAATGGATAATCTCTGTGTTCAATGGCTTCAATGATGCCATCACTTGTCCTTGCAGTTACAGCTAAACCTTTGCCGACTTCTTTTACTGCTTGATGGTGGAATGAATTTGTTAGTAGTTTCTCTTCTTTAAAAATCTCAAATAGTTTTGAATTTCTTTCAATCGTTACGGTGTGTGTTGGAAGCTGAGGATTCTTTGCCTGATTGTGCATAATTACCTTGTTTTCAAAATCACTTAAATCTTGATAGAGTGACCCACCAAAGTAAGTGTTAATGATTTGAATTCCTCGACAAATTCCAAGAATAGGCTTATTTTCTTCCATTGCGTATTGAATTAATTGAAAATCAAATTGATCTCGCTGTGGAAAAGTTTCTCCTAATTTTGGAGATGGTTCTTCGTTGTAATTTAGTGGTGAGACATCTTGTCCACCGGAGAGAAGAATGGCATCGACAGCTCGAACCTGTTCTCTGACAATTTCTTTATCTTCATTCAATGGAATCATCAATGGAATGCCTCCATTTTGGACAACAGAATCAATGTAATCATCATTGACATAGGCACGGTGATAGCCAGCAAAATTTCCAGAACTGTCGGTGATGATATTTCCAGAGATTCCAATGATTGGTTTTTTCATAAAATCAACTCCTTTTCTATTCAACATACAAAACCTATATAATATATAGTATTTTCAGTATAGCAATAAAAAATAGGGAAAGCAAGCGAATTTGAAAATAGTTCAATTTTTTTATAAAGCTTGTATAATAAAGGAAGAGAGTGTGGAAGAGAATCGGTGAGGTATAAAAATTACAGCAATTCAAGAAAGGAAAAGGAATCCCGTCTTCCGTCGAAGTACTATGAAAGTTCCG
This region of Lachnospiraceae bacterium oral taxon 096 genomic DNA includes:
- the metG gene encoding methionine--tRNA ligase yields the protein MSTKIKKPYYITTAIAYASGKPHIGNTYEIILTDAIARFRRAQGYDVFFQTGTDEHGQKIELKAEAAGITPKEHVDKVAGEIKEIWDLMNTSYDKFIRTTDEYHEKQVQKIFRKLYDQGDIYKGAYEGMYCTACESFFTESQLVDGKCPDCGGPVHPAKEEAYFFKMSKYADRLIDYINEHPEFIQPVSRKNEMMNNFLLPGLQDLCVSRTSFSWGIPVDFDPKHVVYVWLDALVNYITGIGYDCDGHSSEQFHKYWPAELHLVGKDIIRFHTIYWPIFLMALDLPLPKQVFGHPWLLQGDGKMSKSKGNVIYADTLVDFFGVDAVRYFVLHEMPFDNDGVISWELMVERFNSDLANILGNLVSRTVSMTNKYFDGVLVNAKVEGEEGFDQDLKETVLCAVNATQKKMEKLRVADAITEIWNIFKRCNKYIDETCPWILAKDEEKKGRLQTVLYHLSEAIVIGTSLLESFMPETAEKILEQLGTDKRAFEDMDKFGLLCDGTKVVEKPEILFARLDLQEVLDKVAKIMPKPKKEEVVGMDVEAKEKISFDDFMKLQIQLGKIIECEAVPKSKKLLCSKVQIGSQIRQIVSGIKNWYTPEEMVGKTVTVLVNLEPKKIAGVMSEGMILCAEDNEGNLSLVTSEKTLKPGAEIR
- a CDS encoding TatD family hydrolase, whose translation is MSREWMIDTHAHYDDEAFDGDREVLIESLNKNRIMRVVNIGASIKTSQNSIALAKKYPHIYAAVGVHPSETEELDEEKFEQLSHLADEEKVVAIGEIGLDYYWPEPSKEIQKKWFECQMELAREKKLPIVIHSRDAAKDTLDMMVAKRAGEIGGVVHCYSYGVELAREYLKMGFFFGIGGVSTFKNAKKLKEVIAYLPMESIVLETDAPYLSPVPNRGKRNSSLNIPYIVEEIARIKGIQAEEVVQRTFENAHRLYPKLG
- a CDS encoding LrgB family protein, translated to MSTFLGQSAFFGVGICLITYQIGVQIRKKTGWAVCNPLLISIALVILLLIGLRIDYSQFKESSKYISFLLTPATVCLAVPLYEKLQLLKDNFAAIIAGIIAGVLTSLTCVLIFCLIFKLSHENYVTLLPKSITTAIGMDVSKSLGGSDTITASVIIITGVLGNVIADVILKLFRITDPIAKGIALGTSAHAIGTSKALEIGETEGAMSSLSIAVAGLLTVLGSTIYANFF
- a CDS encoding DJ-1/PfpI family protein yields the protein MKDRVYVFMANGTEEIECLTVVDILRRAGVDTILVSMRKERSVEGAHGICVEADICFDESDYSGAKMLVLPGGLPGVDHLFAHQGLKTLLKDFADKGGDIAAICAAPSILGKMGILNGKRATCYPGFEESFGTGKYTGEAVTVDGNIITGRGMGCAVDFSLALVKKLVGDEIAREIKVGIQHPDTLK
- the rsmA gene encoding 16S rRNA (adenine(1518)-N(6)/adenine(1519)-N(6))-dimethyltransferase RsmA, which translates into the protein MAILGNPARTREIIQKYGFHFQKKFGQNFLIDAHILEKIVDSAEVGEEDCVLEIGPGIGTMTQYLCERARKVIVVEIDKNLIPILEETLGDYQNVEIINADILKVDIQKIVDEHNGGKPIKVVANLPYYITTPIIMGLFESHVPIASITVMVQKEVADRMQVGPGTKDYGALSLAVQYYAKPEVVAIVPPECFIPRPNVSSSVIRLTRHIHPPVEVEDEELMFRIIRASFNQRRKTLQNGLNNAPDLHFSKEKIAQAIASLQVSPSIRGEALELFQFAKLSNYFSAK
- a CDS encoding alpha-glucosidase C-terminal domain-containing protein; translation: MAWYENSVFYHIYPLGLCDAPKKNDYQVTEHRLKKALPWILHVKEIGCNAIYIGPLFSSVGHGYETTDYKKLDERLGTNEDLKEFVLECHKNKIHVIFDGVFNHVGRDFFAFQDLLKNRENSPYRDWFCNVNFYGNNEYNDGFSYDNWGGYNLLVKLNHQNPKVREYMIDAVDYWIKEFDVDGIRLDAADVLDFTFMQDLRRFTDQAKPEFWLMGEVIHGDYTRWVNQEVLHSVTNYQLHKALYSGHNDHNYFEIAHTIRRFVELGRERANVFYNFVDNHDVERIQTKLVHKQHFHPVHTLLFTLPGIPSIYYGSEFAIEGKKEKFSDDSLRPALHIEDYKGALKTNPATALICILANAHQQVKALYAGDYKELMLTNRQYAFARHFEDSTAIIAVNCDDHEANFSLSAQAGKEYTDVISGRKVTCDGQLKFSLGANSSAVWVMDSEVPLVERINETVANTVEIEPDTTPEPKIKVENSEITEPEVEVCVSEKMVAEDQIVEPEVVEPEVEEGDITEESKEIKSSPVEIPKNLSYEEMSVEQLQQCILEKMAANGPVTEQMKKEVKDNVYHNSLLNWVKSFR
- a CDS encoding conjugal transfer protein TraX, which produces MEKLIKNGLSSAQLKYIAVLSMLIDHIAVVLLNPVSITYWVSRFIGRLAFPIFVFLMVEGFRKTSNRLNYIKRIFIFAIISEVPFDLAFFRLFDFTHQNVLFNLGIGAVMLFIIEKYKKKPYVKYVALIVAAVVAWATRTDYGYIGILLAAVFYYIRQPMQQVVCGSIVLLSEPPAILAFGPILLYNGKRGRQLKYFFYIFYPLHLLILYGLARLIFFGVH
- a CDS encoding CidA/LrgA family protein; the encoded protein is MRFIKQFMIILAISFIGEALHSIVPLPVPASIYGLVIVLIALQTGALRLNQIKMAALLLIDIMPIMFIPAAAGLIVVWPDLRPVVIPFAIITVVSTIVVMGVSGRVTQFVRKFIKNKEAK